One segment of Falco peregrinus isolate bFalPer1 chromosome 4, bFalPer1.pri, whole genome shotgun sequence DNA contains the following:
- the UPF3A gene encoding regulator of nonsense transcripts 3A isoform X4, with product MIILSFALLIPGLEYHAVVEFAPFQKISKKKLKKKDAKAGSIEDDPEYRKFLESYCADEEKVCANPEILLGEIEAKTRELIARRTTPLLEYIKNRKLEKQRIREEKREERRRRELEKKRLREEEKRKRREEERRKRKEVEKQKKFSEKEIRIKLLKKPEKGDELASEKHKEKGEEADIEEKNWDKSPGSGSIKSKSLEGSLKELKEKSQNDSDKEQRDLERRFREKEPERQRYRLDDGRKHRAHYEFDKFLRRNEEELKWGKGYNQDRGKKGNYNYGFTVEAVDKLGKEDKCDDMASKKERIRNKDRPAMQLYQPGARIRTHMGSTSKTYDCSGKSFEDALDKKYEADNSVGGGSEKSEEAE from the exons GTTTGGAGTATCATGCAGTGGTTGAATTTGCTCCATTCCAGAAGATTTcaaaaaagaagctgaagaagaaagatgcaaaagcCGGGAGCATTGAAGACG atcCAGAATATAGGAAATTTTTAGAGAGTTATTGCGCTGATGAAGAGAAAGTCTGTGCCAATCCTGAGATTCTTTTGGGAGAGATTGAGGCCAAAACAAGGGAACTCATTG ctAGAAGAACAACACCCCTTTtggaatatattaaaaatagaaaattagaaaagcag AGAATAcgagaagagaaaagagaagagcgAAGGCGGAGAGAATTGGAGAAGAAACGTCTGcgggaggaagagaaaaggaagcgtagagaagaagaaagacggaagagaaaagaagtggagaaacaaaagaaattttctgaaaaagaaataaggatCAAG CTTCTCAAGAAGCCTGAAAAAGGAGATGAACTGGCCAgtgaaaagcacaaagaaaaaggtgaagaaGCTGacattgaggaaaaaaattgggaTAAATCACCTGGATCTGGGAGTATAAAATCCAAATCTTTGGAGGGTTCACTGAAAGAACTTAAGGAAAA GTCACAAAATGATAGTGACAAAGAGCAAAGAGATTTGGAGAGAAGATTTCGAGAAAAAGAACCTGAAAGACAAAGGTATCGACTGGATGATGGCAGAAAGCATAGAGCTCACTATGAGTTTGACAAGTTTTTGAGAAGGAATGAAGAAGAGCTGAAATGGGGGAAAGGATACAACCaagacagaggaaagaaagggaactACAACTACGGCTTCACTGTGGAGGCAGTAGACAAACTGGGTAAAGAGGACAAGTGTGATGACATGGCATCCAAAAAGGAGCGCATAAGAAATAAG GATCGCCCAGCCATGCAGTTATACCAGCCAGGAGCTCGCATTCGAACACATATGGGATCTACAAGTAAAACCTATGACTGCAGTGGGAAGTCCTTTGAAGATGCTCTTGATAAAAAGTATGAAGCAGATAATTCAGTTGGAGGTGGTTCTGAGAAGAGCgaagaagcagaataa